Proteins from a genomic interval of Caulobacter rhizosphaerae:
- a CDS encoding peptidase inhibitor I78: MKRFVWIGAVLLLASCSSGAPEPAPMPPPTTPTAPPAVALPAKPPAAAEKDQCGLKDAQAFVGKNRTDLPAPVDPSRWRVACTTCPVTMDYRPDRLNILFNPDTGVVQQVKCG, translated from the coding sequence ATGAAGCGGTTTGTGTGGATCGGCGCGGTGCTGTTGCTGGCTTCCTGCTCCAGCGGCGCGCCCGAGCCTGCGCCCATGCCGCCGCCGACCACCCCGACCGCGCCGCCGGCCGTCGCCTTGCCGGCCAAGCCGCCGGCGGCCGCGGAAAAGGACCAGTGCGGCCTGAAGGACGCCCAGGCCTTCGTCGGCAAGAACCGCACCGACCTGCCGGCCCCGGTCGATCCCTCGCGCTGGCGGGTGGCCTGCACCACCTGCCCGGTCACCATGGACTATCGTCCCGACCGCCTGAACATCCTGTTCAATCCCGACACCGGCGTCGTCCAGCAGGTCAAGTGCGGGTAG
- the lptG gene encoding LPS export ABC transporter permease LptG, producing the protein MIGVGMIERYVLRKTLAGLAAALAVVAVLVMLIAFVDISKNVGTRADVGFTQLLFLTVLQAPATILVLTPFIFLFGTLGAFVGLNRRSELIAMRAAGVSAWRFIMPAAIAAFIMGLLTLTLLNPLTSAMSAQFETSRDALMESYLKSAPKGLWLRQGDEKTQVVIRARARDQVEGAVRLRGVSLFVYAVQPDGSLQFAQRIEADEARLEPGFWRLSGVRVAMPGAGAIRSETYTMPSNLDDRTASERFNNPQAIAVWLLPETIKRTEAAGFSSIPFRLRLQQVLATPLLFAAMSVLAAAFSLRLMRLGGLAGLAGAGVTLGFGFFFFNELCGALGKADVLTPAMAAWTPPIVALLAGLTLLCYTEDG; encoded by the coding sequence ATGATCGGCGTCGGCATGATCGAGCGCTATGTGCTCAGGAAGACCTTGGCCGGCCTGGCGGCCGCCCTGGCGGTCGTCGCCGTGCTGGTCATGCTGATCGCCTTCGTCGACATCTCCAAGAACGTCGGCACCCGAGCGGACGTCGGCTTCACCCAGTTGCTGTTCCTGACGGTGCTGCAGGCGCCCGCCACGATCCTGGTGCTGACGCCCTTCATCTTCCTGTTCGGGACCCTGGGCGCGTTCGTCGGGCTGAATCGGCGCAGCGAGCTGATCGCCATGCGGGCGGCCGGCGTCTCGGCCTGGCGCTTCATCATGCCGGCCGCCATCGCCGCCTTCATCATGGGCCTGCTCACCCTGACCCTGCTCAATCCGCTGACCTCGGCGATGAGCGCCCAGTTCGAGACCTCGCGCGACGCGCTGATGGAAAGCTATCTGAAGTCGGCCCCCAAAGGCCTGTGGCTGCGTCAGGGCGACGAGAAGACCCAGGTGGTCATTCGCGCCCGGGCGCGCGACCAGGTGGAAGGCGCGGTCCGGCTGCGGGGGGTTTCGCTGTTCGTCTATGCGGTGCAGCCCGACGGCTCCCTGCAGTTCGCGCAGCGGATCGAGGCCGACGAGGCTCGGCTGGAGCCCGGCTTCTGGCGGTTGTCGGGGGTGCGCGTGGCCATGCCGGGCGCCGGGGCGATCCGATCGGAAACCTACACCATGCCGTCCAATCTGGACGACCGCACGGCGTCGGAGCGATTCAACAATCCTCAGGCCATCGCCGTCTGGCTGCTGCCCGAGACCATCAAGCGCACCGAGGCGGCGGGATTTTCGTCGATCCCGTTCCGCCTGCGGCTGCAGCAGGTGCTGGCCACGCCGCTGCTGTTCGCCGCCATGTCGGTGCTGGCCGCCGCCTTCTCGCTGCGCCTGATGCGGCTGGGCGGACTGGCGGGCCTGGCTGGCGCGGGCGTAACCTTGGGCTTTGGTTTCTTCTTCTTTAACGAGCTGTGTGGCGCATTGGGCAAGGCCGACGTGCTGACGCCGGCCATGGCGGCGTGGACCCCGCCGATCGTGGCGCTTTTGGCGGGTCTGACGCTGCTTTGCTATACCGAGGATGGTTGA
- a CDS encoding DNA polymerase III subunit chi: MTAAPCDIWFYHLERSALEEVLPGLLEKTLGRGWRALVRGGDPARLRALDAHLWTWRDDSFLPHGLDDEPMADRQPVLLTDRLDNPNGGQALFLLDGAEPGDLSAFERCILLFDGRDEEALRLARGRWKAFKGAGHPVSYWRQGAERGWEKQA, from the coding sequence TTGACCGCCGCGCCCTGCGACATCTGGTTCTACCATCTCGAGCGCAGCGCCTTGGAAGAGGTGCTGCCCGGGCTGCTGGAAAAGACCCTGGGCCGCGGCTGGCGGGCCCTGGTGCGCGGGGGCGATCCCGCTCGCCTGCGGGCGCTGGACGCACACCTGTGGACCTGGCGCGACGACAGCTTCCTGCCGCACGGCCTGGACGACGAGCCGATGGCCGACCGTCAGCCGGTGCTGCTGACCGACAGGCTGGACAACCCGAACGGCGGCCAGGCGTTGTTCCTGCTCGACGGAGCCGAGCCGGGCGACCTTTCGGCCTTCGAACGGTGCATCCTGCTGTTCGACGGTCGCGACGAGGAAGCCCTGCGCCTGGCGCGGGGCCGGTGGAAGGCCTTCAAGGGCGCGGGCCATCCCGTGTCCTACTGGCGCCAGGGCGCCGAACGCGGATGGGAGAAGCAGGCATGA
- the lptF gene encoding LPS export ABC transporter permease LptF: MRLIERYLFRQLLGPTLLATLALVALALLARSLSEFDVLIEQRQSGMVFLKIIALALPQLLSMILPIALFVATLVALNRLHTEQEIVVCFAGGMSRWRVISPAMRLAVFATLLSLVMSLWAAPWSSRAIRETFFDIKSDLASTLVRPGEFTEPGPGLTVYAQTIDRDQIIHNLFIHQEKANGGAVTYTAREGVIAERKGLPVLVLRKGSNQEFSSSGVLQYLSWDEYTFDLSSLFQSDELLHYKIGDRYPHELFFPDLTQEWEQQNREKLLSEGHWRLASPLYNLAMMSMAVAAVIGGSFSRMGYGRRIAMVGAAAALVQIVGFGVKAACDNDVWLNPLQYAVPLAAIWWGLRQIFRQKVSRYIAIGAHDALQPLGAP; the protein is encoded by the coding sequence ATGCGCCTGATCGAACGCTATCTTTTCCGCCAGTTGCTGGGCCCGACGCTGTTGGCGACGCTGGCCCTGGTAGCGCTCGCCCTGCTGGCGCGCAGCCTGTCGGAGTTCGACGTCCTGATCGAGCAGCGCCAAAGCGGCATGGTCTTCCTGAAGATCATCGCCCTGGCCCTGCCCCAGCTGCTGAGCATGATTCTGCCGATCGCCCTGTTCGTGGCCACGCTCGTGGCCCTGAACCGGTTGCATACGGAACAGGAGATCGTGGTCTGCTTCGCCGGCGGCATGAGTCGCTGGCGCGTGATCTCGCCGGCCATGCGCCTGGCCGTGTTCGCCACCCTGCTGTCGCTGGTCATGAGCCTCTGGGCGGCGCCGTGGAGCTCGCGGGCGATTCGCGAGACCTTCTTCGACATCAAGTCCGACCTGGCCTCGACCCTGGTGCGCCCGGGCGAGTTCACCGAACCGGGTCCGGGCCTGACGGTCTACGCCCAGACGATCGACCGCGACCAGATCATCCACAACCTTTTCATCCACCAGGAAAAGGCCAATGGCGGCGCCGTCACCTACACCGCCCGCGAAGGCGTCATCGCCGAGCGCAAGGGCCTGCCGGTGCTGGTCCTGCGCAAGGGCTCCAACCAGGAGTTCTCCAGCTCCGGCGTGCTGCAGTACCTGTCGTGGGACGAATACACCTTCGACCTCAGTTCGCTGTTCCAGAGCGACGAGCTGCTGCACTACAAGATCGGCGATCGCTACCCGCACGAGCTGTTCTTCCCTGACCTGACCCAGGAATGGGAGCAGCAGAACCGCGAGAAGCTACTGTCCGAAGGCCACTGGCGCCTGGCCAGCCCGCTCTACAATCTGGCCATGATGTCGATGGCCGTGGCGGCCGTGATCGGCGGATCGTTCAGCCGCATGGGCTATGGCCGACGGATCGCCATGGTCGGCGCGGCCGCCGCCCTGGTCCAGATCGTGGGCTTCGGCGTCAAGGCCGCCTGCGACAACGACGTCTGGCTCAATCCGCTGCAGTACGCCGTGCCGCTGGCGGCGATCTGGTGGGGCCTGCGACAGATCTTCCGCCAGAAGGTGTCCCGCTACATCGCCATCGGCGCGCACGACGCCCTCCAGCCGCTGGGGGCCCCATGA
- a CDS encoding DUF2200 domain-containing protein — MTKHRLYGTSFASVYPLYVAKAERKGRTRAEVDEIILWLTGFSPEAFEAELANKTDFETFFATAPALNPARANIKGLVCGVRVEEVADPLMREIRYLDKLIDELAKGKAMNKILRR, encoded by the coding sequence ATGACCAAGCATCGACTCTACGGGACCAGCTTCGCGAGCGTCTATCCGCTCTATGTCGCCAAGGCAGAGAGGAAGGGACGCACCAGGGCCGAGGTCGACGAGATCATCCTCTGGCTGACCGGCTTCAGCCCGGAGGCGTTCGAGGCCGAACTGGCCAACAAGACCGATTTCGAGACCTTCTTCGCCACTGCGCCGGCCTTGAACCCGGCGCGGGCCAACATCAAGGGCTTGGTCTGCGGCGTTCGGGTGGAGGAGGTCGCCGATCCGCTGATGCGGGAGATCCGTTACCTGGACAAGCTGATCGACGAGCTCGCCAAGGGAAAGGCGATGAACAAGATCCTGCGGCGCTGA
- a CDS encoding leucyl aminopeptidase, producing the protein MRIEFVTADTQAGANAALAVLAYEAAALSPEAKAVNEATGGALARAVAGGRFTGAKGQTLDLVAPAGLEAARVLLVGIDGDGAFEPEAVELAAAHAFQALKASGVTELVLKLGGGDAETAARAAFGVKLAAYRFDRYRTTEKAEKKPSVNVVKVAAADPAKAGKAFASLEAVADAILFSRDLVSEPANILHPEEFAARVKGLESLGLEVEVLGEAEMAKLGMGSLLGVGQGSRRESQLVVIKWLGASDKSAQPVAFVGKGVTFDTGGISIKPADGMEDMKWDMGGAAAVTGVMHALAGRKARVNAIGILGLVENMPDGAAQRPGDVVTSMSGQTIEVINTDAEGRLVLADALWYCQDRFKPKFMVDLATLTGAIIISLGHDLGGLFSNNDGLSEKLLAAGKAEREPLWRMPMPASYEKQIESPIADMKNIGGRPAGSITAALFLQKFVNGVPWAHLDIASVAWKKPSTDPTVPDGAVGFGVRLLNRLVADAYEG; encoded by the coding sequence ATGCGTATCGAGTTCGTCACCGCCGACACCCAGGCCGGCGCCAACGCCGCCCTGGCGGTCCTGGCCTATGAAGCCGCCGCCCTTTCGCCCGAGGCCAAGGCCGTCAACGAGGCGACCGGCGGGGCCCTGGCCCGCGCCGTCGCGGGCGGCCGCTTCACCGGCGCCAAGGGCCAGACGCTGGACCTGGTCGCTCCCGCGGGCCTTGAGGCGGCGCGCGTGCTGCTTGTCGGGATCGACGGCGACGGCGCCTTCGAGCCGGAGGCGGTCGAACTGGCCGCCGCCCACGCCTTCCAGGCCCTGAAGGCCTCCGGCGTCACCGAACTGGTGCTGAAGCTGGGCGGCGGCGACGCCGAGACGGCCGCTCGCGCGGCCTTCGGCGTCAAGCTGGCGGCCTATCGTTTCGACCGCTACCGCACCACCGAAAAGGCCGAGAAGAAGCCCTCGGTGAACGTGGTCAAGGTGGCCGCCGCCGATCCGGCCAAGGCCGGCAAGGCGTTCGCCTCGCTGGAAGCCGTCGCCGACGCGATCCTGTTCAGCCGCGACCTGGTTTCCGAGCCGGCCAACATTCTGCATCCGGAAGAATTCGCCGCCCGCGTGAAGGGTCTCGAGAGTCTGGGCCTGGAGGTCGAGGTCCTGGGCGAGGCCGAGATGGCCAAGCTGGGCATGGGCAGCCTGCTGGGCGTGGGTCAGGGCAGCCGGCGCGAAAGCCAACTGGTGGTGATCAAGTGGCTGGGGGCGTCCGACAAGTCGGCCCAGCCGGTGGCCTTCGTCGGCAAGGGCGTCACCTTCGACACCGGCGGCATTTCGATCAAGCCGGCCGACGGCATGGAGGACATGAAGTGGGACATGGGCGGCGCGGCCGCCGTGACCGGCGTCATGCACGCCCTGGCCGGCCGTAAGGCCAGGGTCAACGCCATCGGGATCCTGGGCCTGGTCGAGAACATGCCCGACGGCGCCGCCCAGCGCCCCGGCGACGTGGTCACCTCGATGTCGGGCCAGACCATCGAGGTCATCAACACCGACGCCGAAGGCCGCCTCGTGCTGGCCGACGCCCTCTGGTACTGCCAGGACCGCTTCAAGCCCAAGTTCATGGTCGACCTGGCCACCCTGACGGGCGCGATCATCATCTCCCTGGGTCATGACCTGGGTGGTTTGTTCAGCAATAACGACGGCTTGTCGGAGAAACTTCTCGCCGCCGGCAAGGCCGAGCGCGAGCCGCTGTGGCGCATGCCGATGCCCGCGTCCTACGAGAAGCAGATCGAAAGCCCGATCGCCGACATGAAGAACATCGGCGGTCGCCCGGCCGGCTCGATCACCGCGGCCCTGTTCCTGCAGAAGTTCGTCAACGGCGTGCCGTGGGCCCACCTGGACATCGCCTCGGTGGCCTGGAAGAAGCCCTCGACCGATCCCACCGTCCCGGACGGCGCCGTCGGCTTCGGCGTGCGCCTGCTGAACCGCCTGGTGGCGGACGCCTACGAAGGTTGA